Below is a window of Candidatus Baltobacteraceae bacterium DNA.
AGCGCCTTTGCTGCATGGAGCTATAAGATCATCGTTAATCGCGCGATCGCGCTAGCTCGCCGCCATCCCCGCACGCAAACGCTCGACGCCGCCGGCGATCGCGGCATTCACCTCGATCCAAGCGATGCCTTAGATCTTCACGACGCGCTGGCAAGTTTGCCCTTCGTGCAGCGCGGTGCCATTATTTTACACTACTATGCCGGCCTCAATAGCGGCGACATAGCCGCTGCGACCGGGTTGCCCGCTTCTACCGTTCGTTTTCACCTGATGCTCGCGCGCCGCGCCCTGCGCAAAGCGCTTTCGAGAACGGACCCACTCGC
It encodes the following:
- a CDS encoding sigma-70 family RNA polymerase sigma factor; protein product: MPLTLDSDLIENARSGGAGLERLIIAVWPEAYRIALSILRDVGLAEDSAQEACASIARSLSTLQNTSAFAAWSYKIIVNRAIALARRHPRTQTLDAAGDRGIHLDPSDALDLHDALASLPFVQRGAIILHYYAGLNSGDIAAATGLPASTVRFHLMLARRALRKALSRTDPLATTSEEVLSNVR